Proteins found in one Balneola sp. genomic segment:
- a CDS encoding adenylate/guanylate cyclase domain-containing response regulator, whose product MLQTKPRILVVDDYPALVTIIRHKLIQKGYDVITAQNGKDALEIVETEYPDIVISDVEMPLMDGYELCSSIKTNPKLQSIPVILVTSRIEATSLMKGIEAGADNYLTKPYDDDTLFSKISELLSNPIAVSQTKETVPVTIEGNQYHVKADFSHLVSLLVSTYKNTLGQNNRLEKMQSGLNAANQELELTKKEHEDLLQNIFPKKIADSLLAYGTVAPERYEDATFMFTDFEDFSRIVPDLSPEKLIESLSFYFDKFDDFISQHNLIKIKTIGDSYMAAGGIPERNNTHPIDTALAALKMRFFVSNLRNSLPDSIPYFPLRIGINTGQSVVGVIGKRRFAYDVWGAAVNLASRMEQNSENESINISQDTYERIKDFFECEPRGEIEAKNIGKVPMYFLNRIKPELSEDSEGLIPNRLFIRDYNFLSKGTPA is encoded by the coding sequence ATGTTACAAACAAAACCCAGGATACTAGTTGTTGATGATTACCCAGCTTTGGTAACCATTATTCGACACAAACTAATACAAAAGGGATACGATGTAATTACCGCTCAGAATGGTAAGGACGCCTTAGAAATCGTAGAAACCGAGTATCCTGACATTGTTATTTCGGATGTAGAAATGCCTCTGATGGATGGATATGAGCTTTGCAGTTCCATCAAAACGAATCCAAAATTGCAGAGTATCCCGGTAATCCTGGTAACATCCAGAATTGAAGCCACAAGCTTAATGAAGGGCATTGAAGCCGGCGCAGATAACTATCTCACAAAGCCCTATGATGATGACACTTTATTCTCGAAAATAAGTGAACTCTTAAGCAACCCTATCGCTGTTTCTCAAACTAAAGAAACAGTACCGGTGACTATTGAAGGGAATCAATATCACGTTAAAGCTGATTTCTCTCATCTTGTGAGCCTGCTTGTATCCACTTATAAAAACACATTGGGTCAAAACAACAGACTCGAAAAAATGCAATCGGGTTTAAATGCCGCCAACCAGGAACTTGAGCTCACTAAAAAGGAGCATGAAGATCTTCTTCAAAACATATTTCCCAAGAAAATTGCGGATAGCTTACTTGCATATGGAACAGTAGCTCCTGAAAGGTATGAAGATGCTACATTTATGTTTACTGACTTTGAGGATTTCAGCCGTATTGTACCCGATCTTTCTCCTGAAAAGCTGATTGAAAGCCTGAGCTTTTACTTCGATAAGTTTGACGACTTCATATCACAACATAATCTGATCAAGATTAAAACTATTGGCGACAGTTATATGGCAGCCGGGGGAATCCCTGAGAGAAATAATACTCACCCCATTGATACAGCACTTGCTGCTTTAAAAATGAGATTTTTTGTATCAAATCTTAGAAACTCATTACCCGATTCCATCCCCTATTTCCCTCTTCGGATTGGAATTAATACCGGACAGTCAGTGGTCGGGGTAATTGGGAAAAGAAGATTTGCATATGATGTTTGGGGAGCCGCGGTAAACCTCGCTTCCAGAATGGAGCAAAACTCTGAAAATGAGAGTATCAATATTTCTCAAGATACTTATGAAAGGATTAAAGACTTTTTTGAGTGTGAACCTAGAGGAGAGATTGAAGCAAAGAATATTGGTAAGGTACCTATGTATTTCCTAAACCGTATTAAACCTGAGCTATCAGAAGATAGCGAAGGACTTATCCCAAATAGGTTGTTTATCAGAGATTATAATTTCCTTTCCAAAGGTACTCCGGCCTAA
- a CDS encoding 3-deoxy-7-phosphoheptulonate synthase encodes MAETLEKNWTPVSWLDKPIKQLPEYPDGNSLKENFDTLKSLPPLVTSWEIDALKNKLAQVSAGKSFLLHAGDCAESFNHTTSPKIVNTVKVLLQTSFILIHEMGVPVVRLGRIAGQYAKPRSQSFEEVNGKTIHNYRGDLINGYEPNVEARVPNPARLVEGYHKAALTLNFVRALADEGFADLHHPEQWELDFMKNNEYYKEYEAMVESITKAVKFVDAIAPDRFSSFQKVDIYTSHEALNLYYDSAQTRKVPRKTDFYNLSSHLVWLGNRTRDLDGAHVEYLKGISNPIGIKVGPPYTIDDTLKLIETLNPTHEAGKIVLITRFGKSLIEEELPKLIQAVRREGFPVVWSSDPMHGNTFSSSNNYKTRNFDHILDEIKSAFAIHRSEGSYLGSVHLELTGDNVTECVGGAKGLDEAELDNNYETFCDPRLNYEQSLEMAFLVAKEWKQSYL; translated from the coding sequence ATGGCAGAAACGTTAGAGAAAAACTGGACACCCGTAAGCTGGCTTGATAAGCCAATAAAACAACTTCCTGAATATCCGGATGGGAATTCATTAAAAGAAAACTTTGATACGCTTAAGAGCTTACCACCATTGGTAACTTCGTGGGAAATTGATGCATTGAAAAATAAACTGGCCCAAGTTTCTGCGGGGAAATCTTTTTTACTTCATGCCGGAGATTGCGCAGAAAGTTTCAATCATACTACTTCGCCTAAGATTGTAAATACGGTGAAGGTTTTACTACAGACCAGCTTTATTTTGATTCATGAAATGGGAGTTCCTGTAGTAAGGCTGGGGAGAATAGCAGGTCAATACGCAAAACCTCGTTCGCAAAGCTTCGAAGAGGTAAATGGTAAAACAATCCATAATTACAGAGGAGATTTAATTAACGGTTATGAACCCAATGTAGAAGCAAGGGTTCCAAACCCAGCTCGTTTAGTAGAGGGATACCATAAAGCTGCATTAACACTGAATTTTGTACGGGCTCTTGCTGACGAGGGCTTTGCTGATCTTCACCATCCTGAACAGTGGGAACTGGATTTCATGAAGAATAATGAGTACTACAAAGAATATGAGGCGATGGTGGAGTCGATCACCAAGGCAGTGAAGTTTGTTGACGCAATTGCACCGGATCGCTTCTCTTCGTTCCAGAAAGTAGATATCTACACTTCTCATGAAGCACTGAATTTATATTATGACTCTGCTCAGACTCGTAAAGTGCCTCGTAAGACTGACTTTTATAATTTGAGCTCACATTTAGTATGGCTGGGTAATCGAACCAGAGATTTAGATGGTGCTCATGTAGAGTATTTAAAAGGAATATCTAATCCGATTGGAATAAAAGTAGGTCCTCCTTATACCATTGATGACACCCTTAAGTTGATCGAGACGCTTAATCCAACTCATGAGGCTGGTAAGATTGTTCTAATCACCCGGTTTGGAAAATCATTAATTGAGGAAGAATTACCTAAGCTTATCCAGGCAGTTCGCAGAGAGGGATTCCCTGTGGTATGGAGTTCAGACCCAATGCATGGAAATACTTTTTCATCTTCCAATAACTACAAAACCCGAAATTTTGATCATATCCTTGATGAGATAAAGTCAGCCTTTGCTATTCACAGATCAGAAGGTAGTTATTTAGGTAGTGTTCATCTTGAACTTACTGGTGATAATGTAACTGAATGTGTAGGCGGCGCTAAAGGATTAGATGAAGCCGAGCTTGATAATAACTATGAAACCTTCTGTGACCCAAGGTTGAATTACGAGCAATCTTTGGAGATGGCATTTCTGGTTGCCAAAGAGTGGAAGCAGAGTTATTTGTAA
- a CDS encoding Hsp20/alpha crystallin family protein gives MALIKYTRPTSDLFSRNFNDIVDEFFNQKTSNYRRDNFMPSVDVSETETLFEVSVVLPGLKKEDISVDLEKGKLTISGERKFENKDEGKNFHRVETQYGKFSRSFYLPDSIDESSISAKYDAGILSITINKSEEEAKKQIEIG, from the coding sequence ATGGCACTTATTAAATATACCAGACCAACTTCAGATTTATTTTCAAGAAACTTCAACGATATCGTTGATGAGTTCTTCAATCAAAAAACTTCTAATTACAGAAGAGATAATTTTATGCCTAGCGTAGATGTTTCCGAAACGGAAACTCTTTTCGAGGTTTCAGTTGTATTACCTGGACTCAAAAAAGAAGACATCTCCGTAGACCTTGAAAAAGGCAAGCTAACAATCAGTGGAGAGCGCAAATTTGAGAATAAAGATGAAGGTAAAAACTTCCATAGAGTAGAAACACAATACGGAAAGTTTAGTCGTTCTTTCTACCTCCCCGATTCTATTGATGAGAGTAGTATTTCTGCAAAATATGACGCAGGAATTCTTTCAATTACTATTAACAAGAGCGAAGAAGAAGCGAAGAAGCAAATCGAGATTGGATAA
- a CDS encoding Do family serine endopeptidase — MNTGVRNIFGVAAAIIVLLGLNAFTGNNRVSLPDYDTEVTKSENRPVATLMDLNEAIVDIAEKTNPAVVTITTEKTQQVRYSDPFSMFFRNPNSQDGQTREYVRRGLGSGVIVSEEGYILTNNHVIADTDEIKIQLFNGDEVSAELIGADPATDIAVLRIDVDNLPVVTLGDSDDARVGSFVLAIGSPLSEDLAHTVSFGIVSARGRSLNNLTVYGDYIQTDAAINPGNSGGALIDMNGELVGINTAIASRSGGNDGIGFAIPVNLAKRIMDDLIDDGSVSRGYLGILPADVDQVMAEALGLENVRGILVASVEEDTPADIAGLQEEDIIIAVNGDLLNSGDANAFRTLIASFKPGKKVDLTVIRDGSEKKITVTLGTRPGEETTSNTSGSEDIDEKLGFKVSGISPEIRRQLNLSNDKEGVVVTEIRESSNAFERGLERGDVISAVKRKKVSTAEQFYKEIEKSVNKGDEAVLLTVERNNQKQFIAFRL, encoded by the coding sequence ATGAACACAGGTGTAAGAAATATTTTCGGAGTAGCAGCAGCTATAATTGTTTTATTAGGGTTGAATGCATTTACAGGTAACAATCGGGTTAGTCTACCTGATTACGATACCGAAGTAACCAAATCAGAGAACAGGCCAGTTGCAACCCTTATGGATTTGAACGAAGCTATTGTTGACATAGCAGAAAAAACGAATCCTGCAGTAGTAACTATCACTACAGAGAAAACCCAACAAGTACGCTATAGCGATCCATTTTCCATGTTTTTTAGAAACCCAAACAGTCAGGATGGGCAAACACGGGAATACGTTCGAAGAGGATTAGGTTCAGGAGTTATTGTTTCTGAGGAAGGCTATATACTGACCAACAATCATGTAATTGCTGATACCGATGAAATCAAAATTCAGCTTTTTAACGGTGACGAGGTTTCAGCAGAACTGATCGGAGCAGATCCTGCAACAGACATTGCTGTACTAAGAATAGATGTTGATAATCTTCCGGTAGTAACATTGGGAGATAGTGATGATGCAAGAGTAGGTTCTTTCGTTCTTGCAATTGGGAGTCCATTGAGCGAGGATTTGGCGCATACCGTATCGTTTGGAATTGTAAGCGCGAGAGGTAGATCATTAAATAATCTCACGGTATATGGAGACTATATTCAAACCGATGCTGCGATAAATCCTGGTAATTCAGGGGGTGCCCTTATCGATATGAATGGGGAACTGGTAGGAATTAATACGGCTATTGCTTCAAGGTCAGGTGGAAATGATGGAATTGGATTCGCAATTCCGGTAAACCTTGCCAAAAGAATTATGGACGATCTTATTGATGATGGATCGGTTTCCCGAGGCTATCTGGGAATTTTACCTGCTGACGTTGACCAGGTTATGGCAGAGGCTCTTGGGCTTGAAAATGTAAGAGGTATCCTCGTAGCTAGTGTTGAGGAGGATACTCCTGCAGACATTGCTGGACTTCAGGAAGAAGACATCATAATTGCTGTAAATGGTGATTTATTGAACTCAGGAGATGCAAATGCATTCCGAACCTTGATCGCAAGTTTTAAACCTGGTAAAAAAGTTGATCTTACTGTAATTAGAGATGGAAGCGAGAAGAAAATTACTGTAACTTTAGGCACGCGACCAGGAGAAGAGACAACTTCTAATACGTCAGGTAGCGAGGACATTGATGAAAAACTGGGTTTCAAAGTATCAGGGATTTCTCCTGAGATAAGAAGACAACTAAATTTATCGAATGATAAGGAAGGAGTTGTTGTTACAGAGATCAGAGAATCTAGTAATGCGTTTGAACGAGGACTGGAAAGAGGAGATGTAATCTCAGCAGTAAAGAGAAAAAAGGTTAGTACCGCTGAGCAGTTCTACAAAGAGATTGAGAAAAGCGTTAACAAAGGTGATGAAGCAGTTTTACTTACTGTTGAACGCAACAATCAGAAACAATTTATCGCATTTAGACTCTAA
- the clpB gene encoding ATP-dependent chaperone ClpB, whose protein sequence is MNLNKFTLKAQETIQKALELAQSSNNQALEPAHVLKAFLIDADNIVITLINKLGASLKVVEVSTDASLQKLPKVQGASVSGQYLSPLAKEAFDLAQKESTALGDEYISSEHVLLGLVQTKGEIADVLNDQGVTKDNILKVLNDVRGGQTVDDPNAESRYGALKRYARDLNELAEKNKLDPVIGRDQEIRRVMQILTRRTKNNPVLIGEPGVGKTAIAEGMALRIVRGDVPEGLKSKRIVALDMGALVAGTKFRGEFEERLKAVVKEVTESDGELILFIDEIHTLVGAGSAEGSMDAANILKPALARGEMHAIGATTLDEYRKYIEKDKALERRLQTVLVGEPSVEDTVSILRGLQERYEVHHGVRITDAAIIAAAELSHRYISDRFLPDKAIDLIDEAASRLRLQIDSLPEELDGIERQIRQLEIEREALKREKDQSKIKGIEKELANLEEERNSMRVQWEQERDLIQKARELKQAIETTRNEADKAERSGDYEKVAELRYGTITRLEKDLEAAKVQLDEMQERKALLKEEVDGEDIADIVARWTGIPVKRMLESERQKLLLLEEELHKRVIGQDKGIEAVANAVRRSRAGLQDEGRPIGSFFFLGSTGVGKTELARSLAEFLFNDANAMIRIDMSEYMEKHSVSRLIGPPPGYVGYDEGGQLTEAARRHPYSVILLDEIEKAHPDVFNILLQVLDEGRLTDNKGVTVDFKNTIIIMTSNIGSHLIVNEMEKSKGELSDEQYEKLQQQLIDQLKLTIRPEFLNRVDDIIVFHPLGKEHIRQIVDIQLKRVHQLLEKNKVKLTIPDSVKDWLATRGYDPVYGARPLKRVIQQHITNTLATQLIMKDSDAPIKYEAALNKSGEEIAFAEVVSDVEEWVEE, encoded by the coding sequence ATGAATTTAAATAAATTCACTCTCAAAGCTCAGGAGACCATCCAAAAGGCGTTGGAACTAGCCCAGTCTTCAAACAACCAGGCATTGGAACCAGCTCACGTTTTAAAAGCATTTCTGATAGATGCAGATAATATCGTAATCACATTGATTAACAAGCTAGGAGCCAGCTTAAAAGTAGTAGAAGTAAGTACAGATGCTTCCCTTCAAAAGCTTCCAAAAGTACAGGGTGCTTCTGTATCTGGTCAATATCTTTCTCCATTAGCCAAAGAAGCATTTGATTTAGCACAAAAAGAGTCGACGGCACTAGGCGATGAGTATATCAGTTCTGAACATGTGTTATTAGGTTTGGTCCAGACCAAAGGAGAGATCGCCGATGTCTTAAATGACCAAGGTGTTACTAAAGATAATATTCTTAAGGTGCTCAATGATGTTCGAGGAGGCCAAACAGTGGACGACCCCAATGCGGAAAGCCGCTATGGAGCGCTTAAAAGATATGCCAGGGATTTAAACGAATTAGCGGAGAAAAATAAACTGGACCCCGTAATTGGTCGGGATCAGGAAATTCGAAGGGTAATGCAAATCCTTACCCGCCGCACCAAGAACAATCCTGTACTTATTGGTGAGCCAGGAGTGGGTAAAACTGCTATTGCCGAAGGTATGGCACTTCGGATTGTAAGAGGAGATGTTCCCGAAGGGCTTAAGTCAAAACGCATTGTGGCTCTAGATATGGGAGCTTTGGTTGCCGGGACTAAATTCAGAGGTGAGTTTGAAGAACGATTAAAGGCAGTAGTGAAAGAGGTAACAGAATCTGACGGAGAATTAATTCTCTTTATTGATGAAATCCATACACTGGTTGGAGCAGGTTCAGCAGAAGGTTCCATGGATGCAGCCAATATTTTGAAGCCAGCACTTGCAAGAGGAGAGATGCATGCAATTGGTGCCACAACCCTTGATGAATACCGGAAATACATCGAAAAAGACAAAGCACTTGAGCGAAGATTACAGACGGTATTAGTTGGTGAGCCTTCGGTTGAGGATACGGTATCTATCCTTCGTGGATTACAAGAACGATATGAGGTACACCATGGGGTAAGAATTACCGATGCAGCCATTATAGCTGCTGCCGAGCTTTCTCACCGTTATATCTCAGATCGCTTCCTTCCAGATAAAGCCATCGACCTAATTGATGAGGCGGCTTCGAGGTTACGATTGCAAATAGATTCTCTTCCAGAGGAGTTAGACGGCATTGAACGCCAAATCCGCCAATTAGAAATTGAAAGAGAGGCACTTAAGCGAGAAAAAGATCAATCCAAGATTAAAGGGATTGAGAAAGAACTGGCTAATCTTGAAGAAGAGCGCAACAGTATGCGTGTGCAATGGGAGCAGGAACGTGATCTCATTCAAAAAGCGCGTGAACTTAAACAAGCCATAGAAACCACAAGAAATGAAGCTGATAAAGCGGAGCGTTCGGGGGACTATGAAAAAGTAGCAGAACTTCGTTATGGTACCATCACCCGATTAGAAAAAGATCTGGAAGCAGCAAAGGTTCAGTTGGATGAAATGCAGGAGCGAAAAGCATTGCTCAAAGAAGAAGTGGACGGGGAAGATATTGCTGATATTGTAGCTCGTTGGACAGGTATCCCAGTGAAGCGTATGCTTGAAAGCGAACGCCAGAAGTTATTGCTACTTGAGGAAGAGCTTCACAAAAGAGTAATTGGTCAGGATAAAGGAATTGAAGCGGTAGCTAATGCAGTTCGTCGATCAAGGGCAGGATTACAAGACGAAGGCCGGCCTATTGGCTCTTTCTTTTTCCTTGGTTCAACAGGGGTAGGAAAAACCGAATTGGCGCGATCACTTGCTGAGTTTTTATTCAATGATGCAAATGCAATGATTCGAATTGATATGAGCGAGTACATGGAAAAACATAGTGTAAGCCGATTAATTGGACCTCCTCCGGGATATGTGGGCTATGATGAAGGCGGGCAGCTTACCGAAGCGGCTCGCAGACATCCTTACTCAGTGATTTTGTTAGACGAAATCGAAAAAGCACATCCTGATGTATTTAATATCCTGCTTCAGGTTTTGGATGAAGGAAGGCTGACCGATAACAAAGGGGTAACTGTCGATTTCAAGAATACCATCATCATTATGACTTCCAACATCGGCTCTCATTTAATTGTGAATGAAATGGAGAAGAGCAAAGGTGAGCTTAGTGACGAACAATACGAGAAGCTTCAGCAGCAATTAATTGACCAGTTAAAGTTGACCATTCGACCGGAATTCCTGAACAGGGTAGATGACATTATTGTATTCCATCCATTAGGAAAGGAACATATTCGTCAGATTGTAGATATCCAGTTGAAACGAGTTCATCAGTTACTGGAGAAGAATAAGGTCAAACTCACAATCCCAGACTCAGTGAAGGATTGGCTAGCTACCCGGGGATATGATCCGGTATATGGAGCACGTCCTTTGAAAAGAGTAATTCAACAGCATATCACCAATACCCTTGCTACTCAGCTGATTATGAAAGACTCTGATGCTCCTATCAAGTATGAAGCAGCTCTAAACAAATCCGGAGAAGAGATCGCTTTTGCTGAAGTTGTAAGTGATGTAGAAGAGTGGGTGGAGGAATAA
- a CDS encoding restriction endonuclease, whose amino-acid sequence MDKQKLIDEIVQYFDENIAQVHQENLINKHAKLSSYQINPILVKYLSQLIESGITEEGIAKALFYPRALGTSITGSFGSKFQKMLVDLGLVKGSLIPGMDIEYQDKLDGRDKYCQLKSGPNTINSKDVDPMLSEFDKVANLARANSSKDFSNNDLVVGIMYGDKDQLSAHYLRIDERYPVIIGQEFWERITGYPSFYGELISSIDDLIDSMPFSDSFQSAYHKLVSEIRAANLI is encoded by the coding sequence ATGGATAAGCAAAAGTTAATTGATGAGATAGTTCAATATTTTGATGAAAATATTGCTCAAGTGCATCAAGAGAATTTGATTAATAAACACGCAAAATTATCTAGTTATCAGATCAATCCAATACTGGTTAAGTACCTTTCGCAACTTATAGAGAGTGGGATTACTGAAGAGGGAATTGCTAAAGCTCTTTTTTACCCAAGGGCTTTGGGTACTTCAATAACTGGCTCATTTGGAAGTAAATTTCAAAAAATGCTTGTTGATTTAGGGCTTGTTAAAGGATCACTAATCCCAGGGATGGACATAGAATATCAGGATAAGCTAGATGGTAGAGATAAATATTGTCAGTTAAAATCTGGACCAAATACTATCAATTCCAAAGATGTTGATCCAATGCTGAGCGAATTTGATAAGGTCGCAAATTTGGCTAGAGCAAATAGTTCGAAAGATTTTAGCAATAATGATCTTGTTGTTGGAATAATGTACGGTGACAAAGATCAATTAAGTGCTCATTATTTGCGTATAGATGAAAGATACCCAGTCATTATTGGACAGGAGTTTTGGGAAAGAATTACAGGATATCCATCTTTTTATGGTGAGCTTATTTCATCAATTGATGATTTAATTGACAGTATGCCTTTCAGTGATTCATTTCAAAGCGCCTATCATAAGCTTGTATCCGAAATTCGAGCAGCAAACCTAATTTAA